From Bacteroidota bacterium, the proteins below share one genomic window:
- a CDS encoding carbohydrate binding family 9 domain-containing protein has product MHAQLLTFLLVISTCFSLTGQEPERKVYHIQRCTGKIVLDGEPDEAVWSVCEIAGDFWQSVPVDTSPAVSRTEFRMTYDDDFIYVSAICYDDLPGKPYIIQSLKRDYSYPVSDGIGVYFDPFNDKTNGFAFTCNPFGVQREGLLANSGFFGVSTDWDNRWFVETKREAGAWKAEIAIPFKSLRYNDGVKQWRVNFSRNNLKRNEGSAWSPVPRVYNIASLLHTGLLVWDQPPKKPGLNAALIPYGILSHTIDFTRDDETTKPNGGVDAKVAVTSSLNLDLTFNPDFSQVEVDRQQTNLSRFSLFFPERRNFFIENSDLFATFGFSKIRPFFSRNIGLYNGNTIPIAGGARLSGKLDQNWRIGLMDMQTKASAEFDQPAYNFAVGALQRTVLKKSALGAILVNRQTFDKVSEHSGDYNRLAGVDFVYNSKNNLATGKVFYHRTFDTLSGKDKAATAVFFLYRTKNVNLEYNHEYVGENFNPVVGFLGYDKGYFRFENRAAYTWFPEKSALLSHGPEIYQSQYWNGGFPGGKASEFYIGRPLDYQYRMSYYLRWPNTAVLSVNLNAWYTFLRRAFDPTGTNAERLPAATSYEYRDVNVAFASDFRKPFNYKVGATGGRYFNGRKRTYTLEGVWRIQPIAILSMAYERNEIELPSPYASAYLDLLGPKFEFAFTKSVFFTTFIQYNRQIDNLNINARLQWRFKPMSDFYIVYTDNYFAPEPGAGDTAGKFAIRNRGVVFKLNYWLAI; this is encoded by the coding sequence ATGCACGCACAGTTGTTGACATTTCTACTGGTGATCTCCACCTGCTTTTCGCTCACAGGACAAGAGCCGGAGCGAAAGGTGTATCACATCCAACGCTGTACGGGGAAAATTGTTCTCGACGGGGAGCCCGACGAGGCGGTCTGGTCAGTATGCGAGATCGCAGGGGATTTCTGGCAGAGTGTGCCCGTGGATACTTCACCGGCTGTTTCCCGGACGGAGTTCCGGATGACCTACGACGATGACTTTATCTATGTATCCGCCATTTGCTATGACGATCTTCCGGGAAAGCCCTATATCATCCAGTCGTTGAAGCGGGACTATTCGTATCCGGTCAGTGACGGTATTGGCGTTTACTTTGATCCATTCAACGATAAGACCAACGGTTTTGCGTTTACCTGTAATCCGTTCGGCGTACAACGGGAAGGTTTACTAGCGAACAGTGGATTCTTCGGCGTCAGTACCGATTGGGATAACCGTTGGTTCGTAGAAACGAAACGGGAGGCCGGAGCCTGGAAAGCGGAGATCGCTATTCCCTTTAAGAGTCTTCGCTACAACGACGGAGTGAAGCAGTGGCGGGTGAATTTTTCTCGGAACAATCTGAAGCGGAACGAAGGTTCCGCCTGGTCGCCGGTACCCCGTGTTTACAACATCGCCTCCCTGCTGCATACCGGCTTACTGGTCTGGGACCAGCCGCCCAAGAAGCCCGGCTTGAATGCGGCCCTGATCCCGTACGGGATACTCAGCCATACGATCGACTTTACACGCGACGATGAGACGACCAAGCCGAATGGGGGCGTGGATGCCAAAGTAGCGGTGACATCTTCCCTGAATCTTGACCTGACGTTTAACCCGGATTTTTCCCAGGTCGAAGTGGACCGGCAACAAACGAACCTGAGCCGGTTCAGCTTGTTTTTCCCAGAGCGCCGGAACTTTTTCATCGAGAACAGCGATTTGTTCGCCACGTTCGGATTCAGCAAGATCCGGCCGTTCTTTTCGCGTAACATCGGCTTGTACAATGGCAATACGATCCCCATTGCAGGTGGTGCCCGCCTGAGTGGAAAACTGGATCAGAACTGGCGGATCGGGTTGATGGATATGCAAACGAAAGCATCTGCCGAGTTCGATCAACCTGCATACAACTTTGCCGTGGGTGCGCTCCAGCGTACCGTTCTTAAGAAGTCAGCACTGGGAGCCATTCTGGTCAATCGTCAGACTTTTGACAAGGTAAGCGAGCATTCGGGAGATTACAACCGACTGGCCGGAGTGGACTTCGTTTATAACTCGAAGAACAACCTGGCAACCGGAAAAGTATTCTATCACCGAACGTTCGATACGTTATCGGGTAAGGACAAAGCCGCAACAGCCGTTTTCTTTCTTTACCGGACAAAGAATGTGAACCTGGAATACAACCACGAGTATGTAGGAGAGAACTTCAATCCGGTGGTAGGATTCCTGGGGTATGATAAAGGATACTTCCGTTTCGAAAACAGGGCGGCTTATACCTGGTTCCCCGAAAAGAGCGCTTTATTAAGCCACGGGCCGGAGATTTATCAGAGTCAATATTGGAACGGCGGCTTCCCTGGTGGAAAGGCGAGTGAATTCTACATCGGCAGACCGCTGGATTACCAGTACCGGATGTCCTATTACCTGCGCTGGCCGAATACGGCTGTGCTGAGCGTGAACCTCAATGCTTGGTATACATTCCTTCGGCGCGCATTTGACCCGACCGGAACGAATGCAGAACGATTGCCGGCGGCTACTTCTTATGAGTATCGGGACGTGAACGTGGCGTTCGCTTCGGATTTTAGAAAGCCTTTCAATTATAAAGTGGGTGCCACCGGAGGAAGGTATTTCAACGGACGCAAACGGACCTACACCTTGGAGGGCGTATGGCGGATTCAACCGATCGCCATTCTCTCGATGGCGTATGAGCGTAACGAGATCGAATTGCCTTCGCCTTATGCGAGCGCCTATCTGGATCTGCTCGGACCTAAATTCGAATTCGCGTTTACCAAGAGTGTTTTCTTCACCACCTTCATCCAGTATAACCGGCAGATCGATAACCTGAACATCAACGCGCGTTTGCAATGGCGGTTCAAGCCGATGAGCGACTTTTACATCGTCTATACCGATAACTACTTTGCGCCGGAGCCCGGAGCCGGTGATACAGCCGGTAAATTCGCGATCAGGAACCGGGGTGTGGTATTCAAGTTGAATTACTGGTTGGCTATCTGA
- a CDS encoding translation initiation factor IF-3 → MATSSFNRPSGGGGGRPFFRGRGPIKREPEHKINSFIRAPKVRLVGDNVTPDIYSLEDALKIAQEIGLDLVEVVPTADPPVCRIVEYQKFLYEKKKKDKELKSKQGKQVVKEIRFGPQTDDHDFNFKVKHAIKFLEEGNKVKAYVHFRGRAIAYKEQGELILLKFAQALEEYGKVELMPKLEGNRMFLHLAPALKKKK, encoded by the coding sequence ATCGCAACTTCAAGTTTCAACAGGCCGTCAGGTGGCGGCGGGGGAAGGCCCTTCTTTCGCGGACGTGGTCCGATAAAGCGGGAGCCTGAGCACAAGATCAACAGTTTCATCCGTGCTCCGAAAGTCCGTCTGGTAGGTGACAATGTCACCCCCGACATCTATTCCCTCGAGGATGCCTTGAAGATCGCGCAGGAAATTGGTTTGGATCTGGTAGAAGTTGTACCTACCGCCGATCCTCCTGTCTGCCGAATCGTCGAATACCAGAAATTCCTTTACGAGAAGAAAAAGAAAGACAAGGAACTTAAGTCCAAACAGGGCAAGCAGGTCGTCAAAGAGATTCGCTTTGGTCCCCAGACGGATGATCACGACTTCAACTTCAAGGTGAAGCACGCGATCAAGTTCCTCGAAGAAGGCAATAAGGTGAAAGCGTACGTCCACTTCCGCGGCCGTGCCATCGCTTACAAAGAACAGGGAGAACTCATCCTGCTCAAGTTCGCCCAGGCGTTGGAGGAGTACGGAAAAGTGGAACTGATGCCGAAACTGGAAGGCAACCGGATGTTCCTCCACCTCGCCCCTGCCCTCAAGAAGAAGAAATAA
- a CDS encoding lipid A biosynthesis acyltransferase, with protein sequence MRLLSALLYYLVLLPVSLLPFPLLYGLSDGLFILLWYLLPYRKKIVLQNLRNSFPEKSEREIRAIARDFYAHLCDLIVESLKTFTASPATIRKRVNLVNPELLEHYYKLNKSLILVTGHHANWEWPAITLPFHSSHTATGIYKQLSNPYFDLRLRRTRAKFGLKLMSTREVAEFFEAHQSDCCTYGFINDQSPSKPSKGYWTRFLNQDTCALLGAENYAMKYDFPVLYGMITKTGRGKYRLEYKLISEHPATEPRFAITEACVRINESIIRSQPQYWLWSHRRWKHRKEDW encoded by the coding sequence GTGCGATTGCTTTCGGCTCTTCTTTACTACCTGGTCCTGCTGCCGGTCTCCCTCTTGCCTTTCCCGTTGTTGTATGGCTTGTCGGATGGCCTGTTCATTTTGCTCTGGTACTTGCTTCCCTACCGGAAGAAGATCGTATTGCAAAACCTCCGGAATTCCTTTCCTGAAAAATCGGAGCGGGAGATCCGCGCTATCGCACGCGACTTTTACGCTCACCTATGCGACCTGATCGTTGAAAGCCTTAAAACGTTTACCGCTTCCCCGGCAACCATTCGAAAGAGGGTGAACCTGGTGAATCCCGAATTACTCGAACACTATTACAAGCTTAACAAGAGCCTGATCCTGGTCACCGGGCATCACGCTAATTGGGAATGGCCGGCGATTACCCTGCCGTTTCACAGTTCGCATACCGCCACCGGCATCTACAAGCAACTCAGTAATCCCTACTTTGATTTACGCCTTCGCCGCACCCGCGCGAAATTCGGCTTGAAATTGATGTCGACCCGGGAAGTCGCCGAGTTCTTCGAAGCTCATCAGTCCGACTGCTGTACCTACGGCTTCATCAACGACCAGAGCCCATCCAAACCATCCAAGGGCTACTGGACCCGCTTCCTCAACCAGGACACCTGCGCTCTCCTGGGCGCGGAAAACTATGCGATGAAGTATGATTTCCCGGTTCTTTACGGCATGATCACCAAGACCGGGCGCGGAAAGTACCGGCTGGAATACAAACTAATATCGGAACACCCTGCGACTGAACCCCGCTTTGCCATCACCGAAGCCTGCGTCCGCATCAACGAATCCATCATTCGCAGCCAGCCGCAGTACTGGCTCTGGAGCCACCGGAGGTGGAAGCATAGGAAGGAAGACTGGTAG
- a CDS encoding DMT family protein: protein MSRGLLSILLLIISNFFMTFAWYGHLQFKKWNVMQQSGLLSIILVSWFIALFEYLFMVPGNRIGHESNGGPFNLFQLKLLQEAITLVVFSFCAIFIFKTDTFRWNYLAGFLCILLAVFFVFKKWD from the coding sequence ATGAGTCGAGGTTTGCTGTCGATCCTGCTGCTGATCATCAGCAACTTTTTCATGACGTTTGCATGGTACGGCCATCTCCAATTTAAGAAGTGGAACGTAATGCAGCAGTCCGGCCTGCTCAGCATTATCCTGGTCAGCTGGTTTATCGCGTTGTTCGAATACCTGTTCATGGTACCCGGAAACCGGATCGGTCATGAATCGAACGGCGGTCCGTTCAATCTGTTTCAACTGAAGCTGTTGCAGGAAGCCATCACCCTGGTTGTATTTTCGTTCTGTGCCATTTTCATATTCAAGACCGACACCTTTCGGTGGAATTATCTGGCGGGCTTCCTGTGTATTCTCCTCGCCGTCTTTTTCGTCTTCAAGAAATGGGACTGA
- the rpmI gene encoding 50S ribosomal protein L35 — MPKVKTNSSAKKRFKITGTGKIKRKHAYKSHILTKKETKRKRNLTHAALVSPSDENRVLSMLGMR; from the coding sequence ATGCCGAAAGTAAAAACGAACTCGAGCGCCAAGAAGCGTTTCAAGATCACCGGTACGGGTAAGATCAAGCGCAAGCATGCCTACAAGAGTCACATCCTGACCAAGAAGGAGACCAAGCGGAAGCGGAACCTCACCCACGCCGCCCTCGTCTCCCCGTCGGATGAGAATCGCGTATTGAGCATGCTTGGCATGCGTTGA
- the rplT gene encoding 50S ribosomal protein L20 — MQRSVNHVASSNRRKKILKLAKRYFGSRGNVWTVARNTIEKGLGYAYRDRRAKKRDFRALWIQRINAGAREHGMSYSELMGKIHAKGLEINRKSLADLAMNHPAAFKAVVDSVK; from the coding sequence ATGCAACGTTCAGTTAACCACGTTGCCTCGAGCAACCGCAGAAAGAAAATCCTCAAACTCGCCAAACGTTATTTCGGATCGAGAGGAAATGTTTGGACCGTCGCCCGTAACACCATCGAGAAGGGCCTCGGCTACGCTTACCGTGACCGCCGCGCCAAGAAGCGCGACTTCCGCGCCCTTTGGATCCAGCGTATCAACGCCGGCGCCCGCGAACACGGAATGAGCTATTCCGAACTCATGGGAAAAATCCACGCCAAAGGACTTGAGATCAACCGCAAGTCCCTCGCCGATCTCGCCATGAATCACCCGGCAGCCTTCAAGGCTGTTGTGGATTCGGTGAAGTAA
- a CDS encoding tetratricopeptide repeat protein yields the protein MLNRIVSHLLTALVIAFLMTPAGCRQDSGSGQTDTLSTQDTSQSAIDRRFRELNEQLLRDSLNPGLLFERAQLMKIRGNIPGAYQEMERVVTLDSGKADYFLALADIAFRALQVPRSIEAFERCLRIDPKNTEAHLRLAELYFYLKAYPKAIESANNALRLNDRLARAYSIKGFVYKESGDTAKAISSFQTVLELDPENYDTQRELGRIFAAKKDPLALQYYNNALRIRPGSGEILYNRGLYYQEIGQLKEAEADYATLLASDPKDPDAHHNLGYIALRYKEDYPAAIRHFTDAIRYNPEYAEAYYHRGLAEERMGNRTAALTDYRKATTIYPSFALAKDGIKRVAGRGE from the coding sequence ATGTTAAACAGGATTGTAAGTCATCTCCTGACCGCGTTGGTTATCGCGTTCCTCATGACACCTGCTGGTTGCCGGCAGGATTCGGGAAGCGGTCAGACCGATACCCTTTCGACTCAGGATACGAGCCAGTCAGCCATCGATCGACGGTTTCGGGAGTTGAACGAACAGTTGTTACGTGATTCGTTGAATCCCGGACTCCTGTTTGAGCGCGCTCAGTTGATGAAGATCAGGGGCAATATTCCGGGCGCTTACCAGGAAATGGAGCGGGTAGTGACCTTGGATTCGGGCAAGGCGGACTATTTCCTGGCGCTGGCTGATATCGCATTCCGTGCATTACAGGTGCCGCGTTCCATTGAAGCATTCGAACGCTGCCTGAGGATCGACCCGAAGAATACCGAAGCGCACTTGCGCCTGGCCGAGTTGTATTTCTACCTGAAGGCTTATCCCAAGGCAATTGAATCGGCGAACAACGCGCTTCGATTGAACGACCGGCTGGCGCGCGCGTATTCGATCAAAGGATTCGTCTACAAGGAGTCGGGCGATACGGCCAAAGCGATCAGCAGTTTCCAGACCGTGCTCGAACTGGATCCCGAGAACTATGACACCCAACGCGAACTGGGCCGCATCTTCGCGGCAAAAAAGGATCCCCTGGCGTTGCAGTATTATAACAATGCTTTACGTATACGTCCGGGCAGCGGTGAGATCCTGTACAACCGTGGTTTGTACTATCAGGAGATCGGACAACTGAAAGAAGCCGAGGCCGATTACGCGACGCTCCTGGCAAGCGATCCCAAAGATCCGGATGCCCATCACAACCTCGGATACATCGCGCTGCGTTACAAGGAAGACTATCCGGCCGCCATCCGGCATTTCACCGATGCGATCCGCTATAACCCGGAATACGCGGAAGCCTATTACCACCGCGGCTTGGCGGAGGAGCGCATGGGCAACAGAACCGCAGCACTGACCGACTACCGAAAAGCCACCACCATTTATCCGTCGTTTGCGTTGGCTAAGGATGGGATAAAGCGGGTGGCTGGAAGGGGAGAGTAG
- the thrS gene encoding threonine--tRNA ligase: MIKITFPDQKVREYPEGTTAMEIAKSISEGLARNVLAAKINGEVWDATRPINADAQLQLLTWDDTAGKSTMWHSSAHLMAEALEAFYPGIKFGIGPPIDHGFYYDVALGDPTISSEDFPKIEAKMLELAKQANKYVRKEVGKQEAIAYFTEKGDQYKLDLLQELEDGKITFYEQGNFTDLCRGPHIPDTGSIKAVKLMNIAGAYWRGDEKNKQLTRIYGITFPKKSQLDEYLAMLEEAKKRDHRKIGKEMNIFTFDEDVGPGLPLWLPNGAVMIEELERLAKRSEHSAGYQRVRTPHIAKESMYLTSGHLPYYQDSMFPPMDMDGEKYYLKAMNCPHHHKIFKELNPSYRDLPIRLAEYGTCYRYEQSGELFGLMRVRSLQMNDAHIYCTREQFADEFKAVNEMYLKYFRIFGIEKYVMRFSTHEPKKLGVKYVDNPELWLQTEDMVRQVLIDSKIPYVEVPDEGAFYGPKIDVQVWSAIGREFTLATNQVDFAVPARFGLTYRNSNNEFETPICIHRAPLGTHERFIGFLIEHFAGNFPIWLAPKQVAVLPISDKYLDYAKKVLQFLRNADIRGLLDDRDEKIGKKIRDSELKKVPYMLIVGEKEAAENKVSVRKHGEGDTGSVNIADFIQSVQDEINKCLELN, encoded by the coding sequence ATGATCAAGATTACGTTTCCCGACCAAAAGGTACGCGAGTACCCGGAGGGCACCACTGCCATGGAGATCGCCAAGAGCATCTCCGAAGGCCTCGCCCGGAATGTCCTGGCGGCAAAGATCAACGGTGAAGTCTGGGACGCAACGCGCCCCATCAACGCCGATGCGCAACTGCAGTTACTGACCTGGGATGATACAGCGGGCAAGTCGACGATGTGGCATTCCTCCGCTCACTTGATGGCCGAGGCGTTGGAAGCCTTCTATCCGGGTATCAAGTTCGGTATCGGTCCTCCGATCGATCACGGTTTTTACTACGATGTCGCTCTGGGCGATCCTACGATCTCCAGTGAAGACTTCCCGAAGATCGAAGCGAAAATGCTTGAACTCGCCAAACAGGCGAACAAGTACGTACGAAAAGAAGTCGGAAAGCAGGAAGCGATTGCCTACTTCACTGAAAAGGGTGATCAGTATAAACTTGACCTCTTGCAGGAACTGGAAGACGGCAAGATCACGTTTTACGAGCAAGGCAATTTCACTGACCTGTGCCGTGGCCCGCATATCCCCGACACCGGTTCGATCAAGGCCGTTAAACTGATGAACATCGCCGGAGCCTACTGGCGCGGCGATGAGAAGAACAAGCAGCTCACCCGCATCTACGGCATCACCTTCCCGAAGAAGAGCCAACTCGACGAGTACCTGGCCATGCTCGAGGAGGCAAAGAAGCGCGATCACCGGAAGATCGGCAAGGAGATGAACATCTTCACCTTTGACGAGGATGTCGGTCCCGGATTACCGCTCTGGTTGCCGAACGGCGCGGTCATGATTGAAGAGTTGGAACGGCTGGCCAAAAGGAGCGAGCACTCAGCCGGCTATCAGCGCGTGCGGACTCCGCACATCGCCAAAGAATCCATGTACCTCACCAGCGGTCACCTGCCTTATTACCAGGACAGCATGTTCCCTCCGATGGACATGGACGGAGAGAAGTACTACCTGAAGGCGATGAATTGTCCGCATCACCACAAGATCTTCAAGGAACTCAATCCCTCCTACCGGGACCTGCCGATCCGCCTTGCGGAATACGGCACCTGTTACCGGTATGAGCAGTCCGGCGAATTGTTCGGTTTGATGCGGGTACGCTCGCTTCAGATGAATGACGCGCACATCTATTGCACCCGGGAGCAGTTCGCTGACGAATTCAAAGCGGTGAACGAAATGTACCTGAAGTATTTCCGGATTTTCGGCATAGAGAAATACGTGATGCGCTTCTCTACGCACGAACCGAAAAAACTGGGTGTGAAGTACGTCGACAATCCGGAACTCTGGCTGCAGACCGAGGATATGGTCCGCCAGGTATTGATCGACAGCAAGATTCCCTATGTGGAAGTACCGGATGAGGGCGCTTTTTACGGACCGAAGATCGATGTGCAGGTTTGGAGCGCGATTGGCCGTGAATTCACCCTGGCAACGAACCAGGTCGACTTCGCCGTACCGGCCCGATTCGGCCTGACCTATCGGAATTCCAACAACGAATTCGAGACCCCGATCTGTATCCACCGGGCGCCGCTGGGGACCCATGAACGCTTCATCGGCTTCCTGATCGAGCATTTTGCCGGAAATTTCCCTATTTGGCTGGCTCCCAAGCAGGTAGCCGTCCTCCCGATCTCCGATAAGTACCTCGATTACGCGAAAAAAGTTTTACAATTCCTCCGAAATGCCGATATTCGCGGCCTCCTCGACGACCGGGATGAAAAAATCGGTAAAAAGATCCGCGACTCGGAACTGAAGAAGGTTCCGTATATGCTGATTGTTGGGGAAAAAGAAGCTGCCGAAAACAAGGTTTCCGTCCGGAAACACGGTGAAGGTGATACTGGCAGCGTCAACATTGCTGATTTCATTCAATCCGTTCAGGATGAAATCAATAAATGCCTTGAATTGAATTAA
- the recA gene encoding recombinase RecA yields MASEAKESAKEKLKALQLTIDKIEKTYGKGTIMKLGDEAVEQVEAISTGSITLDGALGIGGLPKGRIVEIYGPESSGKTTLAIHSIANAQKNGGIAAFIDAEHAFDRFYAQKLGVNLEDLLISQPDNGEQALEIADNLIRSGAIDILVIDSVAALTPKSEIEGEMGESKMGLQARLMSQALRKLTATISRTGCCCIFINQLREKIGVMFGNPETTTGGNALKFYASVRLDIRRIGQIKDGETVVGNRTRVKIVKNKLAPPFRTAEFDIVYGEGISKMGEIVDLGVDKGVIRKSGSWFSYGETKLAQGRDAVKQLLLDNPELAEELEGKIRAAISSTEMPVEVE; encoded by the coding sequence ATGGCATCTGAAGCAAAAGAATCGGCAAAAGAGAAATTGAAAGCCTTGCAACTAACGATCGACAAGATCGAAAAGACGTATGGCAAGGGCACCATCATGAAGTTGGGCGACGAAGCGGTGGAACAGGTGGAGGCGATCTCTACCGGTTCGATCACGCTGGACGGCGCCCTCGGAATCGGCGGTCTGCCCAAGGGCCGGATCGTAGAGATCTACGGACCGGAGTCCTCCGGTAAAACGACCCTGGCGATTCATTCCATTGCCAACGCCCAGAAAAACGGTGGGATTGCAGCCTTCATCGACGCGGAACACGCGTTTGATCGCTTCTATGCCCAGAAACTTGGCGTCAACCTGGAAGACCTGCTCATCTCTCAGCCGGATAACGGCGAACAGGCGCTCGAGATCGCGGACAACCTGATCCGCTCCGGCGCGATTGATATCCTGGTCATCGACTCCGTGGCGGCCCTGACGCCGAAGAGCGAGATCGAAGGCGAAATGGGAGAGAGCAAGATGGGCCTGCAGGCCCGCCTCATGTCGCAGGCGCTCCGTAAACTCACAGCTACTATCTCCCGTACCGGTTGCTGCTGCATCTTCATCAACCAGCTGCGCGAAAAGATCGGCGTCATGTTCGGCAATCCCGAGACGACCACCGGCGGTAACGCGCTCAAATTCTACGCTTCTGTACGTCTCGACATCCGCCGCATCGGCCAGATCAAGGACGGAGAAACGGTTGTCGGTAACCGCACCCGTGTGAAGATCGTGAAGAACAAACTGGCGCCTCCTTTCCGTACGGCTGAGTTCGACATCGTGTACGGGGAAGGAATTTCAAAGATGGGCGAGATCGTGGATCTCGGCGTCGACAAGGGTGTCATTCGCAAGTCCGGATCCTGGTTCAGTTACGGCGAGACCAAACTTGCCCAGGGCCGCGATGCCGTGAAACAGTTGCTCCTCGACAACCCGGAACTCGCCGAGGAACTCGAAGGCAAAATCCGCGCAGCCATCAGCAGCACCGAAATGCCGGTGGAGGTGGAGTAA
- a CDS encoding acyl-CoA carboxylase subunit beta has protein sequence MTNLEFNKNEDQYRQLMDQLRNKLSKISEGGGKKNADKQREQGKLLARERIQYLIDKGSHFIEIGALAADGMYEEYGGCPAAGVVIGIGYVSGKQCVIVANDATVKAGAWFPMTGKKNLRAQEIAMENKLPIIYLVDSAGVFLPMQDEIFPDKEHFGRIFRNNAILSSMGVIQVAAIMGSCVAGGAYLPIMSDEALIVDKTGSIFLAGSYLVKAAIGEDIDNETLGGATTQCEVSGVTDNKFPDDKAALDYIKGIFQKLGTFEKAGFDRIKPVAPVKDPKELYGLVPTDQTKQYDMHEVIARLVDNSEFQEYKEKYGQSLLCGLARIDGWSVGIIANQRKVVKTKKGEMQFGGVIFSDSADKAARFIMNCNQRRIPLVFLQDVTGFMVGSRSEQGGIIKDGAKLVNAMSNSVVPKFTVILGNSFGAGNYAMCGKAYDPRLIVAWPTAQIAVMGGAQAAKTLLQIQVSAMKAKGQVLAKEQEEELLKKITDRYNQQMSPYYAASRLWVDAIIDPLETRRWISMGIEAANHAPITKAYNVGVIQT, from the coding sequence ATGACGAACCTGGAATTCAACAAGAACGAAGATCAATACCGCCAACTGATGGATCAGTTGCGGAACAAGCTTTCGAAAATCTCGGAAGGCGGCGGGAAGAAGAATGCCGACAAACAACGAGAGCAGGGAAAACTGCTGGCGCGGGAACGCATCCAGTACCTGATTGACAAGGGAAGTCATTTCATCGAGATCGGCGCCCTGGCAGCCGATGGCATGTACGAAGAATATGGCGGCTGTCCTGCAGCTGGCGTGGTGATCGGCATCGGTTACGTTTCCGGAAAACAATGCGTGATCGTAGCGAACGATGCGACGGTCAAAGCCGGAGCCTGGTTCCCGATGACGGGCAAGAAAAATCTCCGCGCGCAGGAGATCGCCATGGAGAACAAGCTCCCGATCATCTACCTGGTTGACAGCGCGGGCGTCTTTCTGCCGATGCAGGATGAGATCTTTCCTGACAAGGAGCACTTCGGTCGCATCTTCCGCAATAACGCCATCCTCTCTTCCATGGGCGTCATTCAGGTGGCGGCGATCATGGGAAGTTGTGTCGCCGGAGGAGCCTATCTCCCGATCATGAGCGACGAAGCCTTGATCGTCGATAAGACCGGATCGATCTTCCTTGCCGGCTCTTACCTGGTGAAAGCCGCCATCGGCGAAGACATCGACAACGAGACGCTGGGAGGTGCAACGACCCAGTGTGAGGTCTCGGGGGTAACGGATAACAAGTTCCCGGACGACAAAGCTGCCCTGGATTATATCAAAGGCATTTTCCAGAAGCTCGGTACGTTCGAGAAAGCAGGCTTCGACCGAATCAAGCCTGTCGCGCCGGTGAAGGACCCCAAGGAACTCTACGGACTTGTACCCACCGATCAGACGAAGCAATACGATATGCACGAGGTCATCGCCCGGCTGGTCGATAACTCGGAGTTTCAGGAGTACAAGGAGAAGTACGGTCAAAGCCTGCTCTGCGGTCTTGCACGGATCGACGGCTGGTCGGTAGGCATCATTGCCAACCAACGCAAAGTCGTCAAGACCAAGAAAGGCGAAATGCAATTCGGTGGCGTCATCTTCTCGGATTCCGCTGACAAGGCCGCGCGTTTCATCATGAACTGCAATCAGCGCAGGATTCCGCTGGTGTTCCTGCAAGACGTAACCGGCTTCATGGTCGGCTCCCGCAGTGAACAAGGCGGCATCATCAAAGACGGCGCGAAACTGGTCAATGCCATGAGTAATTCCGTCGTACCCAAGTTCACCGTGATCCTGGGCAACAGCTTCGGTGCCGGTAACTACGCCATGTGCGGCAAGGCCTACGACCCGCGGCTGATCGTCGCCTGGCCGACCGCTCAGATCGCCGTCATGGGCGGCGCTCAGGCCGCCAAGACGCTCTTGCAGATCCAGGTCTCCGCTATGAAGGCCAAAGGGCAGGTGTTGGCGAAGGAGCAGGAAGAAGAACTGCTGAAAAAGATCACCGACCGCTACAATCAACAGATGTCGCCCTACTACGCCGCCTCCCGCCTTTGGGTGGACGCCATCATCGATCCGCTGGAAACAAGGCGCTGGATCTCCATGGGCATCGAAGCCGCCAACCACGCGCCGATCACGAAGGCGTACAATGTCGGGGTGATTCAGACGTGA
- a CDS encoding nucleoside triphosphate pyrophosphohydrolase family protein, whose amino-acid sequence MHHQLNQVREFHETFRLDFRQEPTAELSERIYTLRHRLMQEENDEYLEACEKGDLTQIADALGDKLYILCGTILAHGLQDKIVEVFEEIHRSNMSKLDDNGQPIYREDGKIMKSNNYFLPDIATILER is encoded by the coding sequence ATGCACCATCAACTCAACCAGGTTCGCGAATTTCATGAGACGTTTCGGCTGGATTTCCGGCAGGAACCCACTGCTGAATTGTCGGAGCGTATCTACACCTTACGGCATCGGTTGATGCAGGAGGAGAATGATGAGTACCTGGAAGCCTGCGAAAAGGGCGACCTCACGCAGATCGCCGATGCTTTGGGCGACAAGCTCTACATCCTCTGCGGCACGATCCTGGCGCACGGTCTGCAGGACAAGATCGTCGAAGTGTTCGAAGAGATCCACCGAAGCAACATGAGCAAGCTGGACGACAACGGGCAACCGATCTATCGGGAAGACGGAAAGATCATGAAGAGTAACAACTACTTTCTGCCCGACATCGCCACCATCCTGGAGCGCTGA